In the Leifsonia sp. 466MF genome, one interval contains:
- a CDS encoding GspE/PulE family protein: protein MASMTEILILHGHLPIEFLDRVATEPTADEAVVRELMARGAISSAQLARARAAQAGLPFVELTDYPVDRAAVALIPGAICRRHTVLPIGTADGMIVVAMADPGNVFAIDDVRAASRLNVAAAVAEEADLRAAIDRYIRADDELSDLTSTLEEETAPSEDTAVSESSDDDAPIVRFVNLLVSQAIQDHASDIHIEPAEHDVRVRYRIDGVLHAMQSAPKSIQNGVISRLKIMSDIDIAERRKPQDGRMSVVHGGRQIDLRVATLPTVWGEKVVMRILDNTNTGMTLTDLNLLERNFETYRASYSKPYGMILVTGPTGSGKSTTLYTTLNAVARPEINVITVEDPVEYRMPGINQVQVNPKAGLTFASALRSILRSDPDVVLLGEIRDHETAQIAIEASLTGHLVLSTLHTNDAPSAVTRLTEMDIEPFLVGSALDCVVAQRLARRLCDRCKQPGSYVPDDLRRMRFPLESDGAPPTMFVPVGCPACSNTGYRGRIAVHEVMAVTEDIERLAVERASSAEIGRAAREQGMLTLREDGWEKVKLGLTSIEEILRVVA from the coding sequence GTGGCGTCCATGACCGAGATCCTCATCCTCCACGGCCACCTGCCGATCGAATTCCTCGACCGCGTAGCGACCGAGCCGACGGCCGATGAGGCCGTCGTTCGTGAGCTTATGGCGCGCGGCGCCATCTCCTCCGCCCAGCTGGCGCGTGCCCGCGCCGCCCAGGCCGGTCTTCCGTTCGTTGAACTCACGGACTATCCCGTCGATCGCGCGGCCGTCGCTCTCATCCCGGGCGCGATCTGCCGCCGCCATACGGTCCTCCCCATCGGGACGGCCGACGGGATGATCGTGGTCGCCATGGCTGACCCGGGCAACGTCTTCGCCATCGACGACGTGCGCGCCGCGTCACGGCTGAACGTCGCGGCCGCCGTCGCCGAGGAGGCCGACCTCCGCGCGGCGATCGACCGGTACATCCGGGCGGACGACGAACTGAGCGACCTGACCTCCACCCTGGAGGAGGAGACCGCGCCGTCGGAGGACACCGCCGTCTCCGAGTCGTCGGACGACGACGCCCCGATCGTCCGCTTCGTGAATCTGTTGGTGAGCCAGGCGATCCAGGACCACGCTTCCGACATCCACATCGAGCCGGCCGAGCACGATGTCCGGGTCCGCTACCGCATCGACGGTGTGCTCCACGCCATGCAGTCGGCGCCCAAGAGTATCCAGAACGGTGTGATCTCGCGGTTGAAGATCATGTCGGACATCGACATCGCCGAGCGCCGCAAGCCGCAGGACGGTCGCATGTCGGTGGTGCACGGCGGCCGCCAGATCGACCTCCGGGTCGCCACCTTGCCGACGGTCTGGGGCGAGAAGGTCGTCATGCGGATCCTGGACAACACGAACACCGGCATGACGCTGACCGACCTCAACCTGCTGGAACGCAACTTCGAGACCTACCGCGCCTCGTATTCGAAGCCGTACGGGATGATCCTGGTCACCGGCCCGACCGGCTCCGGCAAGTCGACAACTCTCTATACGACGCTCAACGCCGTTGCCCGCCCGGAGATCAACGTGATCACCGTCGAGGACCCGGTCGAGTATCGGATGCCGGGCATCAACCAGGTGCAGGTGAATCCGAAGGCGGGGCTTACCTTCGCGAGCGCGCTGCGGAGCATCCTGCGGTCGGACCCGGATGTGGTGCTGCTGGGCGAGATCCGCGACCACGAGACGGCGCAGATCGCGATTGAGGCGTCCCTCACCGGCCACCTGGTCCTGTCGACCCTGCACACGAACGATGCGCCGAGCGCCGTGACCCGACTCACGGAGATGGACATCGAGCCGTTCCTCGTCGGCTCCGCGCTGGACTGCGTCGTCGCCCAGCGCCTCGCGCGCCGCCTCTGCGACCGGTGCAAGCAGCCGGGGTCGTACGTACCGGATGACCTGCGGCGGATGCGGTTCCCGCTCGAGTCGGACGGCGCACCGCCGACCATGTTCGTCCCCGTCGGGTGTCCGGCCTGCTCGAACACGGGCTACCGCGGGCGCATCGCGGTGCACGAGGTCATGGCGGTGACCGAGGACATCGAACGCCTCGCCGTCGAGCGCGCGTCGAGCGCCGAGATCGGCCGTGCCGCGCGCGAGCAGGGGATGCTCACCCTGCGTGAGGACGGCTGGGAGAAGGTCAAGCTCGGCCTCACATCCATCGAAGAGATCCTGCGAGTGGTCGCCTAG
- a CDS encoding type IV pilus twitching motility protein PilT produces the protein MTNDDSWGGFPPPTAKPVYEIPVTPPGATAAGWTPGPGAPLSPPPTWTPAATTEPASYSAPEPAAYEAHEPEPTASATPAPQPVTPVWSLDDPAPAPAPVAPATPVTRLIPAGRRAAAPAPEVEREKASRPFIPDFDEGLTDPEREALERADKDLVAALHEVVYQRASDLHITVGAPPMVRVDGGLRAAASAEPWNHDRTRTALTSLLTERQLQQFEREHELDFAFTISANSRFRVNLYQQRGSYGGAFRLIPTEIKQLGDLGVPESVGQFAQLPRGLVLVTGPTGSGKSTTLAALIDLVNSTRSDHIVTVEDPIEFMHVHKKSIVNQREVGHDTHSFNNALKHVLRQDPDVILIGELRDLETISVALTAAETGHLVFATLHTQDAPQTIDRVIDVFPPHQQDQVRAQLAGTLQGVVSQTLLKRASGKGRVVATEILIMTPAIANVIREGKTYQIASMMQAGRESGMRTMDQHLAELVNAGVITRRAAVDKAHDKEGIARLIQRVDSPTEASAMAIAASGPDFGDSYSGTVG, from the coding sequence ATGACGAACGACGACAGCTGGGGCGGCTTCCCGCCGCCGACGGCCAAGCCGGTCTACGAGATCCCGGTGACCCCGCCAGGCGCGACCGCCGCAGGGTGGACACCGGGTCCCGGTGCGCCGCTGAGTCCGCCACCGACCTGGACGCCGGCGGCAACTACGGAGCCGGCGTCGTATTCGGCGCCGGAGCCGGCGGCCTACGAGGCACATGAGCCAGAGCCGACAGCGTCCGCGACGCCCGCGCCCCAGCCGGTCACCCCCGTGTGGTCGCTCGACGATCCCGCACCCGCACCTGCACCCGTCGCACCGGCCACGCCGGTCACTCGGCTCATCCCGGCCGGTCGACGCGCCGCCGCGCCCGCCCCCGAGGTCGAGCGCGAGAAGGCTTCGCGGCCGTTCATCCCCGACTTTGACGAGGGCCTCACAGATCCGGAGCGCGAAGCTCTCGAGAGGGCCGACAAGGACCTCGTCGCCGCCCTCCATGAGGTCGTGTACCAGCGCGCTTCGGACCTCCACATCACTGTCGGGGCACCCCCGATGGTCCGTGTGGACGGCGGTCTGCGTGCCGCAGCGAGTGCTGAGCCGTGGAACCACGACCGCACGCGCACGGCGCTGACCAGTCTGCTGACCGAACGCCAGCTCCAGCAGTTCGAACGGGAGCACGAACTCGACTTCGCGTTCACCATCTCGGCGAACTCCCGCTTCCGCGTCAATCTCTATCAGCAGCGGGGTTCGTATGGTGGCGCCTTCCGTCTCATCCCCACCGAGATCAAGCAACTCGGCGATCTCGGCGTGCCGGAGTCGGTCGGCCAGTTCGCCCAGCTGCCTCGCGGACTCGTCCTCGTCACGGGCCCGACGGGTTCCGGGAAGTCGACGACTCTGGCCGCGCTGATCGACCTCGTCAACAGCACTCGCTCCGACCACATCGTGACCGTGGAGGATCCGATCGAGTTCATGCACGTGCACAAGAAGTCGATCGTCAACCAGCGCGAGGTCGGCCACGACACCCACAGCTTCAACAACGCACTGAAGCACGTGCTCCGGCAGGACCCCGATGTCATCCTCATCGGCGAACTCCGCGATCTCGAGACGATCTCGGTCGCGCTGACGGCCGCCGAGACCGGCCACCTCGTCTTCGCCACCTTGCACACGCAGGATGCGCCGCAGACGATCGACCGCGTCATCGATGTCTTCCCGCCGCACCAGCAGGATCAGGTGCGTGCGCAGCTCGCCGGTACCCTGCAGGGCGTCGTTTCGCAGACACTGCTGAAGCGCGCGAGCGGTAAGGGGCGGGTGGTCGCGACAGAGATCCTCATCATGACGCCTGCGATCGCGAACGTGATCCGCGAGGGCAAGACGTACCAGATCGCCTCCATGATGCAGGCCGGCCGCGAGTCCGGAATGCGCACCATGGATCAGCATCTGGCCGAACTCGTGAATGCGGGCGTCATCACGCGTCGCGCTGCCGTGGACAAGGCGCACGACAAGGAGGGCATCGCTCGTCTCATCCAGCGGGTCGACTCGCCGACCGAGGCCTCGGCGATGGCGATCGCCGCGAGCGGCCCGGACTTCGGCGACAGCTACTCCGGGACGGTGGGCTGA
- a CDS encoding type II secretion system F family protein: MAVTTPYAYRGRNAAGKIVKGRVDATSEAAVASRLRTMGLSPVSIQEAAEGTGLNREIRLSAGSGVKLKELAVMSRQMATMISSGLSLLRTLNIIAEQTSNKKFNAVLSDVRDQVESGVAISDAMRRHADVFPPLMINMVRAGETGGFLDGALEAIAENFEKEVKLRSAIKSAMTYPVIVFCMTILGVTAMLLFVVPIFEKMFAGLGKPLPLPTLILVQISHAMVFVVPVLAVAGIVFAFWWPKHKNDEAVRKRLDPFKLRMPVFGSLMKRIAIARFSRNFANMISAGVPILQALRIVGETSGNYVIQKALTEVGEGVRQGESIASPMSRQPVFPSMVTQMVAVGEDAGSLETMLDKVADFYEQEVEATTEQLTAMIEPLMIAFLGVVIGGMVVALYLPIFSIASAVGG; this comes from the coding sequence GTGGCGGTCACGACGCCGTACGCGTACCGAGGCCGGAACGCGGCGGGAAAGATCGTCAAGGGCCGAGTGGATGCGACCAGCGAGGCGGCGGTCGCATCCCGTCTCCGCACCATGGGCCTCTCGCCGGTCTCGATTCAGGAGGCCGCCGAAGGTACGGGGCTGAATCGGGAGATCCGACTCTCTGCCGGTTCGGGCGTGAAACTCAAAGAACTCGCCGTGATGAGTCGCCAGATGGCGACCATGATCTCGTCCGGCCTCTCACTCCTCCGCACGTTGAACATCATCGCGGAGCAGACGTCGAACAAGAAGTTCAACGCCGTGCTCTCGGATGTGCGCGATCAGGTGGAGAGCGGCGTCGCCATCTCAGACGCCATGCGCCGGCACGCAGACGTGTTCCCGCCCCTGATGATCAACATGGTGCGCGCGGGCGAGACCGGCGGCTTTCTCGATGGCGCCCTCGAGGCGATCGCCGAGAATTTCGAGAAGGAGGTCAAACTCCGGTCGGCCATCAAGTCGGCGATGACCTATCCCGTGATCGTCTTCTGCATGACGATCCTCGGTGTGACGGCCATGCTGCTCTTCGTCGTCCCGATCTTCGAGAAGATGTTCGCGGGACTCGGCAAGCCGCTTCCGCTGCCCACGTTGATCCTGGTGCAGATCTCTCATGCGATGGTGTTCGTCGTCCCGGTGCTCGCGGTGGCCGGTATCGTGTTCGCCTTCTGGTGGCCGAAGCACAAGAACGACGAGGCCGTCCGGAAGAGACTCGACCCGTTCAAGCTCCGGATGCCGGTCTTCGGATCGTTGATGAAACGCATCGCCATCGCCCGCTTCAGCCGCAACTTCGCAAACATGATCAGCGCCGGCGTTCCGATCCTTCAGGCTCTCCGGATCGTGGGAGAGACGAGCGGCAACTACGTCATCCAGAAGGCCCTCACCGAGGTCGGCGAGGGCGTTCGGCAGGGCGAGTCGATTGCGAGCCCGATGAGCAGGCAGCCGGTTTTTCCATCCATGGTGACGCAGATGGTGGCCGTGGGCGAGGACGCCGGCTCTCTCGAGACGATGCTGGACAAGGTCGCTGACTTCTACGAGCAGGAAGTCGAGGCGACGACGGAGCAGCTCACGGCGATGATCGAACCGCTGATGATCGCCTTCCTCGGCGTCGTCATCGGTGGCATGGTGGTCGCCCTCTATCTGCCCATCTTCAGCATCGCCTCGGCCGTCGGCGGCTGA
- a CDS encoding type II secretion system protein: MYFRLMGKLNARRQGLLEEDEKGFTLIELLVVVIIIGILAAIAIPIYIGVQNNAKDSATKSDLANAKTAYVAYYTDKGSSATAPTIDVSGLGTYGFTSSDSTSGWALKSGSTATTFCISAQSPNGTFHVTDSLGPTSGACS, encoded by the coding sequence ATGTACTTCCGTCTCATGGGCAAGCTGAACGCTCGCCGCCAGGGGCTGCTCGAGGAGGACGAGAAGGGCTTCACCCTGATCGAGCTTCTCGTGGTGGTCATCATCATCGGCATCCTCGCCGCCATCGCCATCCCGATCTACATCGGGGTTCAGAACAACGCGAAGGACTCGGCAACCAAGTCCGATCTGGCCAACGCCAAGACCGCGTATGTCGCCTACTACACCGACAAGGGCAGCTCGGCGACTGCTCCGACCATCGACGTGTCCGGCCTCGGCACCTACGGCTTCACCAGCAGCGACTCGACGAGCGGCTGGGCGCTCAAGTCGGGCTCCACTGCGACCACGTTCTGCATCTCGGCTCAGAGCCCCAATGGCACGTTCCACGTAACCGACTCTCTCGGCCCCACAAGCGGCGCGTGCTCGTAA
- a CDS encoding prepilin-type N-terminal cleavage/methylation domain-containing protein, translated as MNRIQILLRDDDARDRGFTLIEVLVAMMVFAIISVVVAYSLTLSMTLTRNSRAGEVAANLAAQQIDIARSTPDVFDVTGGAVTQTIDGTTYTITKSVGWVNSTGTASDCGSGGGILQNKTLNVSVSWGGRSPVQASTLLAPAGPINDPTTGTIIVHVVTASGAALSGVPVAAKPDTTVSPNSAAAVPTAPDPTDADGCSYVLKVVPGTYVVTVGKAGDGRISSKQVQAPSAQTTVTAGQSSVVDVQYDAAATPVLTLAPGAPLGTLFPSTLPMTYAPQGDAYSPTVTPVTTSGVTTATTPLFPYVSGYSVFAGKYVPTGGGQPACLSVDPGQWVNPNASGNVGQRPAAVSVSPGSTGTVAMPLVTITTSSKWLVAVSAVAAATIGDPGCATGMSLAFPQSAGGSATIALPYGTWKLYALSNKTDALTSSALVDKSKIALPAGSPAFTDANIFTLDPRQP; from the coding sequence GTGAACCGCATTCAGATCCTTCTCCGTGATGATGATGCCCGCGACCGCGGGTTCACCCTCATCGAGGTGCTCGTCGCGATGATGGTCTTCGCGATCATCTCGGTCGTCGTCGCGTACTCGCTGACCCTTTCGATGACGCTCACGCGCAACAGCCGCGCGGGCGAGGTCGCGGCCAATCTGGCGGCGCAGCAGATCGACATCGCTCGGAGCACCCCGGACGTGTTCGACGTCACCGGTGGCGCCGTCACGCAGACGATCGACGGCACCACCTACACGATCACCAAGTCCGTCGGCTGGGTCAACAGCACGGGCACCGCATCCGACTGCGGCAGCGGTGGAGGCATCCTGCAGAACAAGACGCTGAACGTCTCGGTCTCGTGGGGAGGCCGCAGCCCTGTGCAGGCGAGCACGCTGCTCGCCCCGGCCGGGCCTATCAACGACCCGACCACGGGGACCATCATCGTCCACGTCGTCACGGCGTCCGGAGCGGCTCTCAGCGGGGTCCCGGTCGCCGCCAAGCCGGACACCACCGTCTCGCCCAACTCCGCCGCCGCCGTCCCCACGGCCCCGGATCCGACGGATGCGGATGGCTGCAGTTACGTGCTGAAGGTCGTCCCGGGCACCTATGTCGTCACGGTCGGCAAGGCGGGCGACGGTCGAATCAGCAGCAAGCAGGTGCAAGCGCCGTCGGCGCAGACCACCGTGACCGCCGGTCAGTCGTCTGTCGTCGATGTCCAATACGACGCAGCCGCCACGCCCGTGCTGACGCTCGCTCCGGGCGCGCCGCTCGGAACGCTGTTCCCCTCCACCCTGCCGATGACCTACGCCCCGCAGGGCGACGCGTACTCGCCGACCGTCACACCGGTGACGACTTCTGGGGTCACTACCGCAACGACGCCGCTGTTCCCGTACGTCTCCGGCTATTCGGTCTTCGCCGGAAAGTACGTGCCGACGGGTGGAGGTCAGCCCGCGTGTCTGTCGGTGGATCCCGGGCAGTGGGTCAACCCCAATGCCTCGGGCAATGTCGGACAGCGTCCGGCAGCCGTCTCCGTCTCGCCGGGTTCCACGGGAACAGTCGCCATGCCGCTTGTCACGATCACGACATCGAGCAAGTGGCTCGTAGCGGTCAGCGCTGTGGCCGCGGCGACCATCGGAGACCCCGGATGCGCGACAGGGATGAGTCTCGCGTTTCCGCAGTCGGCGGGCGGAAGCGCGACGATCGCGCTTCCGTACGGCACCTGGAAGCTGTATGCGCTCAGCAACAAGACCGATGCGCTTACCAGCTCGGCCCTGGTCGACAAATCCAAGATCGCTCTGCCCGCAGGCAGCCCCGCATTCACCGACGCGAACATCTTCACGCTCGACCCGAGGCAGCCATGA
- a CDS encoding PulJ/GspJ family protein produces MTAYETRSRSEDAGLSLIELLIAIMLTGLIMTLGVWMFVAGTHSVSLAQSIDGGTRQASNGMNEVARMIRAATPNPVVAPTPGQPLNAPAVIAASASSVQFFAYVNLTGSESPVRVTFDVNNGILRETQAPATSTTAGANGHWDFGATGTPRNLCNSIPEGVSVFRYFNKAGAELLPANLSTDTQRAAIASIQVTITIQPTGAANAVTVTNTIGMANIG; encoded by the coding sequence ATGACCGCCTACGAGACGCGGTCCCGTTCCGAGGACGCAGGGCTGTCGCTCATCGAGCTGCTCATCGCGATCATGCTGACCGGCCTGATCATGACGCTCGGCGTGTGGATGTTCGTGGCGGGGACGCACAGCGTGAGCCTTGCCCAGTCGATCGACGGTGGCACTCGGCAGGCGTCGAACGGAATGAACGAGGTCGCCCGGATGATCCGCGCGGCCACGCCGAACCCCGTCGTCGCTCCTACGCCCGGCCAGCCGCTCAACGCGCCGGCTGTGATCGCGGCGTCCGCTTCGAGCGTGCAGTTCTTCGCCTATGTCAACCTGACGGGTTCGGAAAGCCCCGTGCGGGTGACCTTCGACGTCAACAATGGCATCCTTCGCGAGACGCAGGCTCCTGCAACCTCGACAACGGCCGGTGCCAACGGCCACTGGGACTTCGGCGCCACCGGGACTCCGCGCAACCTGTGCAACTCCATTCCCGAGGGTGTGAGCGTCTTCCGCTACTTCAACAAGGCGGGCGCTGAACTGCTTCCAGCCAACCTGTCGACCGACACCCAGCGTGCCGCGATCGCGTCCATCCAGGTGACCATCACCATCCAGCCGACCGGGGCCGCCAATGCGGTCACCGTGACGAACACCATCGGCATGGCGAACATCGGATAG
- a CDS encoding prepilin peptidase yields the protein MNISLFVYTLVAVAVFGALIGSFLNVVVYRVPAGRSIVSPPSACGSCGTEIRPYDNIPVLSWLVLRGRCRDCRSAISVRYPAVEAVTAAAFAFVAWWFWAGPAAPARPDGAVLAAGLLTATAFLFLVAISIALALIDLDTHRLPNSIVLPAYPIALLLLGGAAIIGGDPFALARAAIGGAGLFVFYLVLALVRPDGMGFGDVKLAGVLGIFLGFLGWAPLLVGAFAAFVLGGVFGLVLLVTGRARRGTGIPFGPWMLAGAWLGILAGPVIGSAYLALLGLT from the coding sequence GTGAACATCTCGCTCTTCGTCTACACGCTTGTCGCCGTCGCCGTCTTCGGGGCGCTCATCGGTTCGTTCCTGAATGTCGTCGTCTACCGCGTTCCCGCTGGACGATCGATCGTCTCCCCGCCGAGCGCGTGCGGGAGTTGTGGCACGGAGATCCGGCCATACGACAACATCCCGGTGCTGTCCTGGCTCGTCCTCCGGGGACGCTGTCGCGACTGCCGCAGCGCGATCTCGGTGCGCTACCCGGCGGTGGAGGCGGTGACAGCCGCGGCGTTCGCGTTCGTGGCCTGGTGGTTCTGGGCGGGACCGGCCGCGCCTGCGCGCCCGGATGGAGCAGTGCTGGCGGCCGGTCTGCTGACCGCGACGGCGTTCCTCTTCCTGGTTGCGATCAGCATCGCACTGGCGCTCATCGATCTGGACACACATCGCCTGCCCAACTCGATCGTTCTTCCGGCCTACCCGATCGCGCTGCTCTTGCTCGGCGGGGCAGCGATCATCGGCGGAGACCCGTTCGCGCTGGCCCGCGCAGCCATAGGGGGAGCCGGCCTGTTCGTGTTCTACCTCGTGCTCGCGCTGGTGCGCCCGGACGGGATGGGCTTCGGTGACGTGAAACTGGCGGGCGTGCTCGGAATCTTCCTCGGCTTCCTCGGCTGGGCTCCCCTCCTCGTCGGTGCGTTTGCTGCCTTCGTGTTGGGCGGCGTCTTCGGTCTCGTCCTCCTCGTCACCGGGCGCGCTCGCCGCGGTACGGGAATCCCCTTCGGACCTTGGATGCTCGCCGGAGCGTGGCTCGGCATCCTTGCGGGTCCGGTCATCGGCAGTGCCTATCTGGCCCTGCTCGGACTCACCTAG
- the pilM gene encoding type IV pilus assembly protein PilM yields MPIWPCSDSPRQLDHEKEDRMATSIVGIDIGSTTIRAVELADPGKPKPTLLRHHAVPIPEGAAARGEVLEPNTIAAGLRQLWQQGGFKSKEVVLGMGNQRVLARDLTVPRMSQTRIRESLPFLVQDMLPVPVADALLDFYPISEGMGEAGPVVNGLLIAAVKEAVDANVKAAQLAGLIPVEVDLLPFALTRAMLSRPGVAGTAALVDIGANTTSVVVATDGVPQFVRIIPAGGAELTQALRSGLDVSAGEAERIKAETGLARQVTSLEEQQAVEIVYRVTGELLTSLRNTISYFVNTRPSTPVERILLTGGGSQLPGMVEALGEMTRIPVSPGDPFHSVTLSRHLDAAQLRQNRSALSAALGLALGSAA; encoded by the coding sequence GTGCCTATCTGGCCCTGCTCGGACTCACCTAGACAACTCGATCACGAAAAGGAGGATCGGATGGCCACCAGCATCGTCGGAATCGACATCGGGAGCACGACCATTCGTGCCGTCGAGCTCGCAGACCCTGGCAAGCCGAAGCCCACTCTTCTGCGGCATCACGCGGTCCCGATCCCGGAGGGAGCCGCGGCCCGCGGAGAAGTGCTCGAGCCGAACACCATTGCGGCCGGACTCCGTCAGCTCTGGCAGCAGGGCGGATTCAAGAGCAAGGAGGTCGTGCTCGGTATGGGCAACCAGCGGGTCCTTGCGCGTGACCTCACCGTTCCACGCATGTCGCAGACCCGGATCCGGGAGAGCCTCCCCTTCCTGGTTCAGGACATGCTTCCGGTGCCCGTGGCCGATGCCCTCCTCGACTTCTACCCCATTTCCGAGGGCATGGGGGAGGCGGGACCCGTCGTCAACGGTCTCCTGATTGCGGCCGTGAAAGAGGCGGTCGACGCGAACGTCAAGGCGGCTCAGCTCGCCGGGCTCATTCCCGTGGAGGTCGATCTGTTGCCGTTCGCTCTCACTCGCGCGATGCTCTCGCGACCGGGAGTCGCCGGCACAGCGGCGCTCGTCGACATCGGCGCCAACACGACGAGTGTCGTCGTCGCGACCGACGGCGTGCCCCAGTTCGTACGAATCATCCCCGCCGGTGGCGCGGAACTCACCCAGGCGCTTCGCTCGGGGCTCGATGTCTCCGCAGGAGAGGCCGAGCGCATCAAAGCCGAAACGGGGCTCGCCCGCCAGGTGACCTCGCTCGAGGAGCAGCAGGCGGTGGAGATCGTCTACCGGGTGACCGGTGAACTCCTGACCAGCCTGCGAAACACGATCAGCTATTTCGTCAACACTCGGCCAAGCACTCCTGTCGAGCGCATTCTGCTGACCGGTGGCGGTTCGCAGCTTCCCGGGATGGTGGAGGCGCTGGGCGAGATGACCCGGATCCCCGTTTCACCCGGAGATCCGTTCCATTCCGTCACGCTGTCCCGGCATCTCGACGCCGCCCAGTTGCGGCAGAACCGCTCGGCGCTGTCCGCGGCGCTGGGTCTCGCACTTGGGAGCGCAGCATGA
- a CDS encoding DUF6121 family protein yields the protein MRDERVYATVVAFFATGLYLALVVAAFGLVSLATDSDVVADPDVGPLVGPVMVVASAVMLLVFLIVLGTRVPAERQRVSPGVAFGVGVACYAVFIAAGGIAGAAGDPNDPFHYFLFAFAQLLRWPAITIAVLAFAVTLLYQLVLVGRFRQRGRPRWPWEGDDED from the coding sequence ATGCGTGACGAGCGCGTCTACGCAACCGTCGTCGCCTTCTTCGCGACGGGGCTGTACCTCGCTCTGGTCGTCGCCGCGTTCGGCCTGGTCTCCCTCGCGACCGACAGCGATGTCGTCGCCGACCCGGACGTCGGGCCGCTGGTCGGCCCCGTCATGGTGGTGGCGTCGGCGGTCATGCTGCTCGTGTTCCTCATCGTGCTCGGGACGCGCGTCCCGGCCGAACGCCAGCGGGTCTCGCCCGGTGTCGCGTTCGGCGTCGGAGTCGCCTGCTATGCCGTGTTCATCGCGGCGGGCGGTATCGCCGGTGCGGCAGGCGACCCGAACGACCCGTTCCACTACTTCCTGTTCGCGTTCGCCCAGCTCCTGCGCTGGCCCGCCATCACGATCGCGGTCCTGGCGTTCGCGGTGACGCTGCTCTACCAGCTGGTGCTCGTCGGACGCTTCCGCCAGCGCGGGCGTCCGCGCTGGCCGTGGGAGGGCGACGACGAGGACTAG